The Pandoraea vervacti DNA window TGGCGATGGTGTCGATCAAGTCGCGCAAGCCGCTTAACGCGGCCACCGATCTGAAAGGCATGAACGTCGGCGTTCACCCGGCCGGTTCGACTTACGTGTTCCTCAAAGCCTTTCTGAGCAAGAACGGCATGTCGCTTGCGGATATCAAGCAAAGCACCGTTGCGCCGCCTTACGAGAATTACCTGGTGATGGGGCGCGTCGACGCGGTGCCGGGCTATATCGATGCCGAAGTGCCACTGCTCGAAGAAAAGACCGGCGGGCCGGGGTCACTGTCGATCCTTCAGGCGGCCGACCATGGTCTGAATGTGTACGGCTCCGGCATGTTCACTTCGGACAAGATGGTGGCATCGAATCCCCAACTCGTGCAGCGCTTCGTGAATGCCTACATGGAGGCGTTTGCCTACGTCATTACGCATCCGGACGAAGCGGTCGCGGCCATCGTCAAGGCCAACCCCGAGTACAAGGGCCAGGAGAAGATCCTCGCCGAGCAACTCGACGCCGATTTCAAGCACACGATGTACTCGGGCGATACCGCGACCCACGGCATTGGCTGGGTCGACGCCAGGCGCTGGGGCGATATGTTCGACATCCTGCGCAAGGAGGGTTCGATCGAAGCGGGCGCGAAAGCCAGCGGCGGTTTCGACATGAAATTCCTGACGGCGGCCAAGCCGCTGCGCAAGTAAGGAGACGGAGATGAACGCGA harbors:
- a CDS encoding ABC transporter substrate-binding protein — encoded protein: MSRLSKLFSGLLLCASLLGAGASAALAAPAADDVVVQLDWIVRGNHAMFFVARDKGMFAKQGINVTAIRKGTGSVDALRMVANGSAQFGFGDLSTLLVARTQGAANTTLVAVNQKSPLAMVSIKSRKPLNAATDLKGMNVGVHPAGSTYVFLKAFLSKNGMSLADIKQSTVAPPYENYLVMGRVDAVPGYIDAEVPLLEEKTGGPGSLSILQAADHGLNVYGSGMFTSDKMVASNPQLVQRFVNAYMEAFAYVITHPDEAVAAIVKANPEYKGQEKILAEQLDADFKHTMYSGDTATHGIGWVDARRWGDMFDILRKEGSIEAGAKASGGFDMKFLTAAKPLRK